CCTGTTCTGGCATTGAAGTGTAGGCCTTCAGCACATATGACTAAGACAGCTTTTTCACCTTCGCAGCGCCAGTATTTGTCACAAGCGGTCTCATGGGCCCACGGGAGGATGTTGCAGGCATCGGAGCATTTGCTGTGGTCCGGTTCGGTTTCGCCTCCGTTACCATTGTCTTCACCACCGTCCTCTCCGCTGTCACCACCGTTCTCTCCGCTGTTGTTACCGTTGTCACCACCGTTCTCTCCGCTGTTGCTACCGCTGTCACCACCGTTCTCTCCGCTGTTGCTACCGTTGTCACCACCGTTCTCTCCGCTGTTGCTACCGCTGTCACCACCGTTCTCTCCGCTGTTGCTACCGTTGTCACCACCGTTCTCTCCGCTGTTGCTACCGTTGTCACCACCGTTCTCTCCGCTATTGCTACCGTTGTCACCACCGTTCTCTCCGCTGTTGCTACCGTTGTCACCACCGTTCTCTCCGCTGTTGCTACCGTTATCACCACCATTCTCTCCGCTGTTGCTACCATTGTCACCACCGTTCTCTCCGCTATCAACACCGCTGTCCCCTCCGTTTTCACCACTGTTGTTTCCTCCGTTGTCACCTCCGTTATCGCCTCCATGGTCACCACCATCTTCACCACTATTTTCACCGCTGTTGTCACCGCCGTTGTCACCACCATCTTCACCGCTGTTGGCTTCGCATCCAGCGTTGGCTGGCCAATCGCAGACCTAAGAAGAAGCAAACAGTTCTTATAAACACGATAGTTACTTAAGTGTATTATATCCTCTGTCACCTTAGAACAAGTTTCTCCTGTAAATATTTTGATAAGTgtgtaataaaatgttttattattattgtatgtcgtttctatatgtcgggcctatggagtcctggACTTTGGAAGGCGTGGGTGGTGCCGAAGCCGAATACCAAACTAAAACGATGCCGCACGgggctttaagaattttgaaataaaggcTATGAATAACAAAGTGAAACTTAATAATACTAATATACTTATCATAAAAACATTctagaatatatataaaaaatcacaCGAAACTTCATTTGGATCTTCTCAGCCGTAATTATACTCTCTCACACTGGGTGGGGTGGGTATTTTCTAAGAACTATCTCCTCGCGGTCCACAATGGGTAACGGCCAGCCGGTTAAACGTTCTCGACAGCTCTGGACTGGAATGGACTGTTCCTTGACTACATCATGGATCTCCATCTCACTGCCTATATATTATACTTCGGCGGTGACAAGAACTTGTGCgcatataataagtatttttccaAATTTATGTCTTCAGATTTATTTGAATgcaactacataaaaaaaattggtCGATACTTACTTGGATTTTGGGGTTGAAGTGCAGTCCAGCGGGGCATTTCTGTTCTACCTTCTCTCCGAAGACACAGGTGTAGAAGCGACCGCAGTCAGATTCGTGAGGCAGAAGCTGGTGAACGTCGAAGTCAGCTGGACATCCGTTGTCCAGATTTCCTCCGTTATCACCATTACCGTTTCCATTATCACCGTCGCCGTTTCCGTTATCACCATCACCGTTTCCATTATCACCGTCGCCGTTGCCGTTGTCACCATCACCGTTTCCGTCGCCACCATTATCACCATCACCGTTACCAGATTCACATCCAGCAACTGAAGGCCAATCACAGACCTGGAAAATGAGAATTAGtttattatagacagcgatacggctcaccatctatcacgttcgtgtaacagaaaggtcggttaggcgtgggcacttagttcatcttgcgatggatgtacctctgactaccccaactgagatatagtcgttagcttattTATGTTGTGACTTGTGCATTAGCTTCTTCACAATTTGTGTATGTGTAAATAGTGGAATATAATGGTTTATTAATTTtttgtcataaaaataaaacaaaaaataaagcgCTTCAATTCAGGGAAAATATAACTCTTTCGAAACTAAGTACTTGTGTTGTTATTTGCTAAAGATAGGCATTCTGGTATAGGAATAATAGTGATTATGTTGGTACTTACTTGGATTTTGGGGTTGAAGTGAAGTCCAGCGGGGCATTTCTGTTCTACCTTCTCTCCGAAGACACAGGTGTAGAAGCGACCGCAGTCAGTTTCGTGGGGCAGAAGCTGGTGAACGTCGAAGTCAGCTGGGCATCCGTTGTCCAGATTTCCTCCGTTATCACCATCACCGTTTCCGTTGTCACCATCACCATCACCGTTTCCGTTGTCACCATCACCGTTTCCGTCGCCACCATTATCACCATTACCGTTACCAGATTCACATCCAGCAACAGAAGGCCAATCGCAGACCTGGAAATATATAAATCAGTTTCTTAAATTCCTcacaattaagtaagtaagtataatgtttattttccataaaaatacagaaaatattggtacaataaaaacccgtTTACTGACCCGTGCTtaggaaaactcacaaagataaaatatcgaCACTGAGTCAgacatatttgatttattttcctCATAGTGAAATCTAGTCTGCTAGTGGTTCTACTTTaagccatattttttttttgttaatcttTTTAGACGTCATATGTTGAGATAAAGCGATTCAATTGAAGAAGTTTCATTTTtggtgtgacttattgtagaattgccgcaaatggtattgactacttggccggaaatcaATTTAGGAAGAAAGTTAACTTCGTCGTAACGAAATATGTTAGTATTTTCTGATGGTAGGCTCTCTGAATCATGGTTGGAACTTACTTGGATTTTGGGGTTGAAGTGAAGTCCAGCGGGGCAATTCTGTACCACCTTCTCTCCGAAGACGCAGGTGTAAAAGCGACCGCAGTCATATTCGTGTGGAAGAAGCTGGTGAACGCTGAAGTCAGTTGGGCAGCCATTTTCCAGAGTACCGTTACCATTTCCATTTCCATCACCACCATTGTCGCCACCATTCTCTCCGCTGTCACCACCGTTGTCTCCTCCATTGTCACCACCGTTCTCTCCGCTGTTGCTACCGTTGTTACCACCATCCTCTCCGCTGTTGCTACCGTTGTTACCACCATCCTCTCCGCTGTTGCTACCGCTGCTACCACCATCCTCTCCGCTGTTGCCACCGCTGCTACCACCATCCTCTCCGCTGTTGCTACCGCTGCTACCACCATCCTCTCCGCTGTTGCTACCGCTGCTACCACTATCCTCTCCGCTGTTGCTACCGTTGTTACCACCGTTCTCTCCGCTGTTGCTGCCGTTGTCACCACCGTTTTCTCCGCTATCTACACCACTGTCGCCTCCGTTGTCACCACTGTTGTCGCCACCGTTATCACCACTGCCATTTCCGTCACCAGATTCACATCCAGCATTGTCAGGCCAGTCGCAAACCTGTAAATATAAAACGTTATAGCATCAAATGGATTGAAATAGTTATTTTGTAACATTTATAACCAgtgttgtttatgttttagtTGACACTTACTTGGATTTTGGGGTTGAAGTGAAGTCCAGCGGGGCAAATTTGTTCTACTTTCTTTCCGAATACGCAGGTGTAGAAGCGACCGCAGTCATATTCATGTGGCAGAAGTTGGTGAACGTCGAAATCGGCTGGGCATCCGTTATCCAAGTGGCCTCCGTTATCACCGTTTCCGTTTCCGTCACCGCTGTTATCACCATCACCGTTTCCGTCACCACCGTTATCGCCATCGCCATTTCCGTCACCACCGTTGTCACCACCACCGTTGCCAGATTCACATCCAGCAGCAGAAGGCCAGTCGCAAACCTAgaaaaatgtatgtaattaGAATACAATGAAGTGCAAGATTACTTTAGTaacacacaaaaatcactctgtgatccctagtttggttaggacattacaggctgatcacctgattgtccgaaagtaagacgatccgtacttcagaaggcacgttaagccgttggtcccggttactatttactgatgtaagtacgtaatcgttaaatgagccatgtcaggggcttctggcggctcaatagtaaccctgacaccagggttgatgggattggtaatccagctcacaacccacactatagaagaagattgcaacatattatacatcgaTGCATGCAAGTctcaatattaatattatttatttatttataactaaacAGCAGTGTTCTGCTATATTTTTTGAACAGTTTGGCTACATGAATGAGTCTCTATTAATAGTAGAATACTTTAGGAGACAGTATATGAGATATCTCGTTTAAGCAGcgttttaaatttacttttatttgaatGAGACGATTGGAGTTTAAACGCTTAGCTGATAAATTACTTGGTACCTACGTAGGATTCGTAAGATTAAGTGGGCGAGGGATTGAAACCTCTGAAACTTTTTATTAGGATCTTGAtttattagttacttacttGGATTTTGGGGTTGAAGTGAAGTCCAGCGGGGCAATTCTGTTCTACCTTCTTTCCAAAGACACAGTTGTAGAAGCGACCGCAGTCAGATTCGTGGGGCAGAAGCTGGTGCACGTCAAAGTCAGCTGGGCATCCGTTATCCAGATTTCCTCCATTATCACCGTTTCCGTTATCACCATCACCATTTCCGTTTCCATCTCCTCCGTTGTCACCACCGTTGTCGCCGCCATTGTCGCCACCATTATCTCCACCGTTATCACCACCATTGTCTCCACCGTTGTCACCATCACCGTTTCCAGATTCACATCCAGCGTGTTTAGGCCAGTCGCAAACCTAAATTGTATTTATACAAGgtattaatgacatcgtaacgaaaactttgagggatgatttagaccatgattgtgagttgatattaagtagaattttccgccgcaaatgtatagaattgaaaataatttaaaaaatatgaaaaataatcatgaattttgcgacaaattggacaatcattggtttaggcttgtgctgaaTTCCGAACCTGCTACCTCAAAGTAAGAAGCAATTCTGATTTTTTTTACTGAACTGATTCTTAATCCCaagaaaaaaacattgaatTAATTTAGCTACTTACTTATCATTTTTGGTGTAAATATCAAATTTTGTAACCAGTATCTCCTTATTAAGTAAAGCtccgcaataaagtatatttattattatatttatatatgtgttAAGGGATTTTGTTCTTAAACCTTTCACAATAAAGTTCATTCTACCTATTTTATATGATTATAGCTCCAAGCGTGGCTCTGcagaattattataatttgtgcAGATTGAAAATATGAAAACCTATTCATATATCTTCTTACTTTCTTTATTAATAGAATCTTCTTTTTCAAACTATTACTTACTTGAAGGTTGGGGTTGAAGTGAAGTCCAGCGGGGCAAATCTGTTCTACTTTCTTTCCGAAGACGCAGTTGTAGAAGCGACCGCAGTCAGATTCGTGGGGCAAAAGTTGGTGAACATCGAAGTCAGCTGGGCAGCCATTTTCCAGAGTACCGTCACCATTTCCATTTCCATCACCACCATTGTCGCCACCGTTCTCTCCGCTGTTGCTACCGTTGTTACCACCATCCTCTCCGCTGTTGCTACCGCTGCTACCACCATCCTCTCCGCTGTTGCTACCGTTGTTACCACCATCCTCTCCGCTGTTGCTACCGTTGCTACCGCCATCCTCTCCGCTATTGCTACCACTATCCTCTCCGCTGTTGCTACCGTTGCTACCACCATCCTCTCCGCTGTTGCTACCGTTGCTACCACCATCCTCTCCGCTGTTGCTACCGTTGTTATCACCATTTCCGTTTCCATCGCCACCGTTGTCACCACCACCATTGCCAGATTCGCATCCAGCGTTGTGAGGCCAGTCACAGACCTGAAATGAAGTTCGTTCATAACAGATATCCGCCCATTCGCGTACAAATAGTCAAGTATCCATTGTAACGTtgatagaaaaataatttattaataaaatgaatagTGACATAGCGTTTCCTATGGCACTAGAAATATTactttaagtttaaaaaaatcttattaacaTTTTTGTGGAAGAATAAAAGTATTGTACGTTAAATGATACTTACTTGGATTTTGGGGTTGAAGTGAAGTCCAGCGGGGCAAATCTGTTCTACTTTCTTTCCGAACACGCAGGTGTAGAAGCGACCGCAGTCATATTCATGTGGCAGAAGTTGGTGAACGTCGAAATCGGCTGGGCATCCGTTATCCAAGTGGCCTCCGTTATCACCGTTTCCGTTTCCGTCACCTCCGTTGTCACCGCCATTATCTCCATCACCATTTCCATTACCGCTGTTGTCACCTTCACCGCTGTTATCACCATCACTGTTTCCATTTCCATCACCATTTCCGGCTTCACATCCAGCGTTATTGGGCCAGTCACAGACCTGTAAATCGATTAAACTCATAAGACTGAGATTTTCAGACACAAAAGGTAGGctatggggtttggattttaaaagactATTCGGTTTTACGaggtttgaggagctcggtgacgcagcggtaaatgcgctcggtctgcgattgttgaagttaagcaactttcgcaaaggccggtcatagaatgggtgaccacaaaaaaaaaagttttcatctcgagctcctccgtgcttcggaaggcacgttaagccgttgttcccggttgcattagcagtcgttaataaccaccaatccgcactgggcccgcgtggtggtttaaggcccgatctccctatccatccatagggaaggcccgtgccccagcagtggggacgttaatgggctggtgatgatgattcggTTTTACGACTTTCATAGTACTTCAGATCAGGtttgaaaagtttatttaaaaaggaATTATGTGTACTGAAAAGctctaatttaaatatataatgttCTTAGTCTAAACAAACGTAAGAGGAAGAAGAAAGAGGttagcaaaaaatatatatgtgtaggaaaattcaaaatgtaaccACGTACtaaaaactaaatacttacttgGATTTTGGGGTTGAAGTGGAGTCCAGCGGGGCAATTCTGTTCTACCTTCTTTCCGAAGACGCAGTTGTAGAAGCGACCGCATTCAGATTCGTGGGGTAGGAGCTTGTGCACGTCGAAGTCGGCTGGGCATCCGTTATCCAGATTTCCTCCGTTATCACCGTTTCCGTTTCCATTGTCACCATCACCGCTTCCATCACCGTCACCATTTCCGTTACCGTCACCATTTCCGTTACCGTCACCGTTGTCACCATCGCCGTTTCCGTCACCGCTACCGTGTTCACAGTCTACGTTCCGTGGCCAGTCGCAGACCTGGAAAGGTTACGGGtttacttagtaaaaaaaaaaaaaaatacttggtaaccacaggcttcgtcaacaATGTAATTGTAAACAGTCAGTGAagtccacggaatagaagaggttggaagggccaagtgagcgtgaaacgcgcgccatacaagtataagcaaatagttcatacttcaactttgcactccactcgtccgcaaactttaaaACATACGGATCTcagcgatagtatattaaaaggtcgtcttgtgtattataacctgcagggcaatagGCCAAATATTGATGAAATCTAAGGGAATGCAAACAGTGCCTGACAAAACTTTAAGAGCAATGTCACACTTATCCGTAACGTTCTTGAAGTATAGACAGGCTTGCTCTCTGTCATTGACGCGCTCATCTACATCTCTTTAATCACCAATtgtccctggctttgactccaagcgaaaaatctggacacgactaaaccggtgtaggaccgactatggaaagtcaaaccatcacctatgtagatggggcttaaaggagtcaccatactgtgaatgtggtcacccggaccaaaccatatctcacatagtgaacgagtgccctctgcaccggttcccaggtggtatagccgagctgcattgtgtgacggatgcagcaaagacttggttaagggagcttaagctggatatttgatccaagaaggatatttgtctgccatacgcaataataatctaCATCTCtgtattttaaaagaatatcTCATTAAAAgtgtttaacggcctctgtggtccagtggttgagcgttggactcacgatccggaggccccgggttcgaatcccggtggggacatatcacaaaaatcactttgtgatccctagtttggttaggacattacaggctgatcacctgattgtccgaaagtaagatgatccgtgcttcggaaggcacgttaagccgttggtcccggttactacttactgatgtaagtaagtagtcgttacatgagtcatgtcaggggcctttggcggctcaatagtaaccctgacaccagggttgatgaggttggtacgtcacctcacaacccacacgataagaagattaaaaGTGTTAATTACATTCAAACTtacgaaaataatgataaaattgcagcctatcacataaaatatatatcgtgCGTTTCTTTAGCGAGAAAAAAACTGATATTAGTAAGTCAAATAGATATATAGATATTAGTAAGTCGTTTCCTTGCCAGCTTttctttttacgtgacttattgtagatttgccgcagatggcattaactacttggctggacaaatggggaccactgatggctctcacccggtacaacgtttaagacaacaggcctgagggtaccctgttgagcgcaaacctcggctcagggcgtcatctgagagtaaaaatgtttgaaagaatgaatcaaccctagtgggtcgtaagcgctgattgagggaaatcgtcgaccacgccggcggggtcggtatcgcggtCCATTTCCTTGCCAGCGGTGGGACAACTGCCTATAGAATTGAATATGAGAATAAGTACTCCGTCATAGCCCTGTtcataggcacgttaagccgttggtcccggttactacttac
The Pectinophora gossypiella chromosome 26, ilPecGoss1.1, whole genome shotgun sequence DNA segment above includes these coding regions:
- the LOC126378331 gene encoding uncharacterized transmembrane protein DDB_G0289901-like isoform X9 produces the protein MIAKLLLLALLGLAHARPHADEEPLTETLTPHDLCPKELKHLLLPHEYDCTKFYYCEYGYRREPARDCSPGTVFDDDRQVCVHPAETNCTLPGVPPATTAKPEETEITQEPTTKEPVTQEPTTQEPVTQEPTTKEPVTQEPTTKEPTTQEPLTQEPTTQKPVTQEPTTQEPTTKEPTTQEPTTQEPVTQEPTTQKPVTQEPETEAPVEPAPEPKPETDNGAGDLPNGCPADFDVHRLLPHESDCSKFYYCNFGGLVLRQCAPGTLFNPKLQVCDWPRNVDCEHGSGDGNGDGDNGDGNGNGDGNGNGDGDGSGDGDNGNGNGDNGGNLDNGCPADFDVHKLLPHESECGRFYNCVFGKKVEQNCPAGLHFNPKIQVCDWPNNAGCEAGNGDGNGNSDGDNSGEGDNSGNGNGDGDNGGDNGGDGNGNGDNGGHLDNGCPADFDVHQLLPHEYDCGRFYTCVFGKKVEQICPAGLHFNPKIQVCDWPHNAGCESGNGGGDNGGDGNGNGDNNGSNSGEDGGSNGSNSGEDGGSNGSNSGEDSGSNSGEDGGSNGSNSGEDGGNNGSNSGEDGGSSGSNSGEDGGNNGSNSGENGGDNGGDGNGNGDGTLENGCPADFDVHQLLPHESDCGRFYNCVFGKKVEQICPAGLHFNPNLQVCDWPKHAGCESGNGDGDNGGDNGGDNGGDNGGDNGGDNGGDNGGDGNGNGDGDNGNGDNGGNLDNGCPADFDVHQLLPHESDCGRFYNCVFGKKVEQNCPAGLHFNPKIQVCDWPSAAGCESGNGGGDNGGDGNGDGDNGGDGNGDGDNSGDGNGNGDNGGHLDNGCPADFDVHQLLPHEYDCGRFYTCVFGKKVEQICPAGLHFNPKIQVCDWPDNAGCESGDGNGSGDNGGDNSGDNGGDSGVDSGENGGDNGSNSGENGGNNGSNSGEDSGSSGSNSGEDGGSSGSNSGEDGGSSGGNSGEDGGSSGSNSGEDGGNNGSNSGEDGGNNGSNSGENGGDNGGDNGGDSGENGGDNGGDGNGNGNGTLENGCPTDFSVHQLLPHEYDCGRFYTCVFGEKVVQNCPAGLHFNPKIQVCDWPANAGCEANSGEDGGDNGGDNSGENSGEDGGDHGGDNGGDNGGNNSGENGGDSGVDSGENGGDNGSNSGENGGDNGSNSGENGGDNGSNSGENGGDNGSNSGENGGDNGSNSGENGGDNGSNSGENGGDSGSNSGENGGDNGSNSGENGGDSGSNSGENGGDNGNNSGENGGDSGEDGGEDNGNGGETEPDHSKCSDACNILPWAHETACDKYWRCEGEKAVLVICAEGLHFNARTGTCDFICNANCTRNNVQTTGDANGLKIFVPWDKVNDSMRDIYDV